In Scyliorhinus canicula chromosome 27, sScyCan1.1, whole genome shotgun sequence, the following proteins share a genomic window:
- the LOC119958017 gene encoding probable G-protein coupled receptor 132, with product MNQSSSNCSQCKIDFQKNSVELAAMYSVIFTVSFTMNCLTLWPIILQVKQRNVLGVYLLSLSISDFFYVLTIPLWVLYYYNGHHWKLSRAACFFSGFVFYSNVYISIFLLCCISTDRYLAVVYPIESQGFRRPGKAVQVSLLIFLATFALHLAIFLSSTSQDVGHDADNMTCFEHIPLVQSVAIGNYLRFTAGFLVPLLILAWSYQRIVKGVRKSLTLGREQKAKVKLISISVIIIFVICFAPYHIILLLRTIYFTLADCSCDFEEKVHLAFNVALALTSLNSAVDPILYVLVSNGVKKDLRNVFTSFSCTPFAKGRAKGSPISLTKTTALISGT from the coding sequence ATGAACCAATCATCATCCAATTGCAGCCAATGTAAGATCGATTTCCAGAAAAACAGTGTTGAATTGGCGGCGATGTACAGTGTCATCTTTACTGTCAGCTTTACCATGAACTGCCTGACCCTGTGGCCCATCATCTTGCAAGTCAAGCAGAGGAACGTCCTTGGAGTTTACCTCTTGAGCCTGTCCATATCGGACTTCTTCTACGTCTTGACCATTCCTCTCTGGGTCCTGTATTACTAcaatggccaccactggaagctCAGCCGGGCGGCCTGCTTTTTCTCGGGCTTTGTCTTCTACTCCAACGTCTACATCAGCATCTTTCTGCTCTGCTGCATCTCCACTGACCGCTACTTGGCGGTTGTCTATCCCATCGAGTCCCAGGGCTTCCGGCGGCCAGGCAAGGCCGTGCAGGTTAGCCTGTTGATATTCCTGGCCACCTTCGCCCTCCATCTTGCCATCTTCCTCAGCTCCACCAGCCAGGACGTGGGCCACGATGCGGACAACATGACTTGCTTCGAGCACATACCCCTAGTCCAGTCGGTGGCCATCGGCAACTACCTCCGCTTCACGGCAGGTTTCCTGGTGCCCCTCCTGATCTTGGCCTGGTCTTACCAGAGGATCGTCAAAGGCGTCAGGAAGAGCTTAACCCTGGGGAGGGAACAAAAGGCAAAGGTCAAGCTCATTTCCATATCGGTCATCATCATCTTTGTCATCTGCTTCGCCCCCTATCACATCATCCTCTTGCTCAGAACGATCTACTTCACTCTGGCCGACTGCAGTTGCGACTTTGAAGAGAAGGTTCACCTGGCCTTCAACGTCGCCCTGGCTCTGACCAGCCTCAACAGTGCGGTGGACCCAATCCTCTACGTGTTGGTCAGTAACGGTGTCAAAAAGGACCTGAGGAACGTTTTTACTTCCTTCAGCTGTACTCCTTTCGCAAAGGGGAGGGCGAAGGGATCGCCCATTTCGCTTACTAAGACCACCGCGTTGATTAGCGGCACGTGA